A genomic segment from Janthinobacterium sp. 64 encodes:
- a CDS encoding TonB-dependent receptor plug domain-containing protein codes for MLELIHKHYPAPRLRQLAHAVSVALLALAAPGVAHAQAAPDGAGALSVAPLDAVIVTGARGTGRTVANSAAPIDVISAQQLLATGKLNLLDALDTALPSFNLPARVQPDLGSIVRAGQLRNLDPSHTLVLVNGKRRHTTAIVNEDGFPGSVATDLALIPTGAIARVEILRDGASAIYGSDAIAGVINIILKADDKGSFSTLLGSTYDGDGTNGSVRIDGGTRLGEHGFAHFGAEVQRQGIAVRNFGLNPGYLSYPAVRNSDGQLVKLGPNNSLPAGATPNPAEANRNSNPWRNTGVPQSTTASLSANVGYDVSNAVQLYGFGTYAHRNARSAQNFRLPNTIFNNNKGLLAVYPDGFTPYETTSENDVALTGGIKGETAGWSWDLSTTYGRDDIDVGVEHSANYSLTYPGGKTDFDIGNQRYSRSTTNADARRPVPLGLSEPADLSVGLEYSHETQQRSPGEPASWQGSGSSALAGYLPVDASDTARHSYAAYIGLGAKLTPQWLLDTALRAEKYSDFGSKTTGRLSARYDVTPTVAVRGTVSNGFHAPSLVTQAYSNTSDHAGVPYTLAQPNSAAARALGAQALKPEKSTNLSAGLTFNPTPTLRLALDAYQIKVSDRLGVSSNIGIDRSSGVALDGSGRPLTAAQAGVIENLLRSAGLTVGNGLVAHYFANVGDTRTRGIDFTAEDVLRVAEGKLRWTAAANFNHTSLLGKAALPAVLQGLPNIGTLSKSAEYDLLYRAPRDKEILTLAYERAGWTFNLRETRYGKLKRLNAITGGDYQLKAAFVTDVSVGYDVSKRINVTVGANNVFDQKPGQLPRAARSASSLAQYTGAYDNSGPLGVLGGYYYARATVHF; via the coding sequence ATGCTGGAACTGATACACAAGCACTACCCCGCACCCCGTCTGCGGCAACTGGCGCACGCCGTCTCGGTGGCCTTGCTGGCGCTGGCAGCGCCCGGCGTGGCGCATGCGCAAGCGGCGCCGGATGGCGCTGGCGCGTTGAGCGTAGCGCCGCTCGATGCCGTCATCGTCACGGGCGCGCGCGGCACGGGCCGCACGGTGGCCAACAGCGCCGCCCCGATCGACGTGATCAGCGCGCAGCAATTGCTGGCCACGGGCAAGTTGAATTTGCTCGATGCGCTCGATACGGCCTTGCCATCGTTTAACTTGCCGGCCCGCGTACAGCCGGACCTGGGCAGCATCGTGCGCGCCGGGCAGCTGCGCAACCTCGACCCATCGCATACCCTGGTGCTGGTCAATGGCAAGCGCCGGCATACGACGGCCATCGTCAATGAAGATGGTTTTCCCGGTTCCGTCGCCACCGACCTGGCCCTGATCCCCACGGGCGCCATTGCCCGCGTGGAAATCCTGCGCGACGGCGCCTCGGCCATCTACGGCTCCGACGCCATCGCCGGCGTCATCAACATCATCCTGAAAGCGGATGACAAGGGCAGCTTCAGCACGCTGCTCGGTTCCACCTACGATGGCGACGGCACGAACGGTTCCGTGCGCATCGATGGCGGCACGCGCCTGGGCGAACACGGCTTTGCCCACTTCGGCGCCGAAGTCCAGCGCCAGGGCATCGCCGTGCGCAACTTCGGCCTGAATCCCGGCTATCTGTCGTATCCGGCCGTGCGCAACAGCGATGGGCAACTGGTGAAATTGGGGCCGAATAACAGCTTGCCGGCCGGCGCTACGCCGAACCCGGCCGAAGCGAACCGCAACAGCAATCCATGGCGCAATACGGGCGTGCCGCAAAGCACGACCGCCTCGCTCAGCGCCAACGTCGGCTATGACGTGTCGAACGCGGTGCAACTGTACGGCTTCGGCACGTATGCGCACCGCAATGCCCGCTCGGCGCAGAATTTCCGCCTGCCCAATACCATTTTCAATAACAACAAAGGCTTGCTGGCCGTGTATCCGGACGGCTTCACGCCGTATGAAACGACAAGCGAAAACGATGTTGCGCTGACGGGCGGCATCAAGGGCGAGACGGCGGGCTGGTCCTGGGACCTGAGCACGACGTATGGCCGCGACGATATCGACGTGGGCGTGGAGCACTCGGCCAATTACTCGCTGACTTATCCTGGTGGCAAGACCGATTTTGACATCGGCAACCAGCGCTACAGCCGTTCGACGACGAATGCGGACGCGCGCCGTCCCGTGCCACTGGGATTGAGCGAGCCGGCCGACCTCAGCGTCGGCCTCGAGTATTCGCATGAAACGCAGCAGCGCAGCCCGGGCGAGCCCGCTTCCTGGCAGGGCAGCGGCTCGTCGGCGCTGGCCGGCTACCTGCCCGTCGATGCGTCCGACACGGCGCGCCACAGCTATGCCGCGTACATCGGCCTGGGCGCCAAACTGACGCCGCAATGGCTGCTCGACACGGCCTTGCGCGCCGAGAAATATTCGGATTTCGGCAGCAAGACAACGGGACGATTGTCCGCCCGCTATGACGTCACGCCCACGGTCGCCGTGCGCGGCACCGTCAGCAACGGTTTCCATGCGCCCAGCCTGGTGACGCAAGCGTATTCGAACACGTCCGACCATGCGGGCGTTCCCTACACACTGGCCCAGCCGAATTCGGCCGCTGCCCGGGCCTTGGGCGCGCAAGCGTTGAAACCGGAAAAATCGACGAACCTGTCGGCCGGGCTGACCTTCAATCCGACGCCGACCCTGCGCCTGGCCCTTGATGCGTATCAAATCAAGGTCAGCGACCGCCTGGGCGTGTCGTCGAACATCGGCATCGACCGCAGCTCGGGCGTGGCGCTCGACGGCAGCGGCCGGCCGCTGACGGCGGCGCAAGCGGGCGTCATTGAAAACCTGCTGCGTTCGGCCGGTTTGACGGTCGGCAATGGTCTCGTCGCGCATTACTTTGCCAACGTGGGCGATACGCGCACGCGCGGCATCGATTTCACGGCGGAAGATGTGCTGCGCGTGGCCGAGGGCAAGCTGCGCTGGACGGCGGCGGCCAATTTCAACCATACGAGTCTGCTGGGCAAGGCGGCACTGCCGGCCGTGCTGCAAGGCTTGCCGAATATCGGCACCCTGAGCAAGTCGGCCGAGTACGACTTGCTGTACCGGGCCCCGCGCGACAAGGAGATCCTTACCCTGGCGTATGAAAGGGCGGGTTGGACGTTCAACCTGCGCGAGACGCGCTACGGCAAGCTCAAGCGCCTGAACGCCATCACGGGCGGCGATTACCAGCTGAAAGCCGCTTTCGTGACGGATGTCAGCGTCGGCTACGACGTCAGCAAGCGCATCAACGTGACGGTGGGCGCCAACAATGTCTTCGACCAGAAGCCGGGCCAGTTGCCGCGCGCAGCGCGCAGCGCGTCGAGTCTGGCGCAGTACACGGGCGCGTATGACAACTCGGGCCCATTGGGCGTATTGGGCGGCTACTACTACGCCCGCGCCACGGTTCACTTTTGA
- a CDS encoding DOPA 4,5-dioxygenase family protein, which yields MSDNTQHAAIDLEWANLLSPQRRTVLRGGGLVAALAASGLAGTALAQDGAVKRVKPPPGKSPWGEHTDTAPTPRPVSVRPGEETLPGKPRAYTDIESYHAHIYFDEDSYQKAALIRKWAAERFQIELGDWNLEPRGPHVTPSFYFGFTNDFLPVIVPWLQLNSLGLTILIHPNTEDPRADHLYYALWVNRSQPVNGYAMKKPGPGEPRVEQIFVNTRPTVKIETSRA from the coding sequence ATGTCTGACAACACGCAACACGCGGCCATCGATCTGGAATGGGCCAATCTCCTCTCACCGCAACGCCGCACGGTCTTGCGCGGCGGCGGACTGGTGGCGGCGCTGGCCGCTTCCGGCCTGGCGGGAACGGCCCTGGCGCAAGATGGCGCGGTAAAACGCGTCAAGCCGCCACCTGGTAAAAGCCCGTGGGGCGAGCATACGGATACGGCGCCCACGCCGCGTCCCGTTAGCGTGCGTCCGGGCGAGGAAACCTTGCCGGGCAAGCCGCGCGCCTACACGGATATCGAGAGTTATCACGCGCATATCTATTTTGATGAAGACAGTTACCAGAAGGCGGCGCTGATACGCAAGTGGGCGGCCGAACGCTTCCAGATCGAACTGGGCGACTGGAACCTGGAGCCGCGCGGCCCGCACGTGACGCCCTCGTTCTATTTCGGCTTCACCAATGATTTTCTGCCTGTGATCGTGCCGTGGCTGCAGCTCAACAGCCTGGGCTTGACGATATTGATCCACCCGAATACGGAAGATCCGCGTGCCGACCATCTGTATTACGCCCTGTGGGTGAACCGTTCGCAACCCGTGAATGGCTATGCGATGAAGAAGCCGGGGCCGGGCGAGCCGCGAGTCGAGCAGATCTTTGTCAATACGCGGCCGACAGTGAAAATCGAAACGTCGCGCGCATGA
- a CDS encoding polyhydroxyalkanoate depolymerase, translated as MLYQLHELQRSFLTPVMQWADMSSKLFTNPVSPLAHTPFSQRIAAGYELMYRLGKDYEKPQFDIKSVLVQGESVDIREHVVVTKPFCRLIHFKKETTGLQQPKVLLVAPLSGHHSTLLRDTVRGLLAEHDVYITDWTDARMVPLTEGPFHLDDYIYYVQEFIRLLAPDLHVISVCQPTVPVLAAISLMATAKDPHMPKTMTMMGGPIDPRRSPTQVNNLATEKKFSWFENTVIYAVPPNYPGFGRKVYPGFLQHAGFIAMNPGRHAQSHREFYMHLVTGDDEPAEGHRQFYNEYNAVLDMPAEYYLETIKTVFQEFSLPMGTWKVGGQLVRPQDITNVALFTVEGELDDISGAGQTQAAHDLCSGIPAEMQQDFVAPKCGHYGIFSGRRWREIICPKIGEFIQKHG; from the coding sequence ATGCTTTACCAACTGCACGAACTGCAACGCTCTTTCCTCACTCCGGTGATGCAATGGGCAGACATGTCCTCCAAGTTATTTACCAACCCGGTTTCCCCACTGGCCCACACTCCGTTTTCGCAACGCATCGCAGCCGGCTACGAGCTGATGTACCGCCTTGGCAAAGACTACGAAAAACCGCAATTCGACATCAAATCCGTTCTCGTCCAGGGCGAGAGCGTCGACATCCGCGAACACGTTGTCGTCACTAAACCGTTTTGCCGCCTGATTCACTTCAAAAAAGAAACCACTGGTTTGCAACAGCCCAAAGTTTTGCTGGTTGCCCCCCTGTCCGGTCACCACTCGACCCTGCTGCGCGACACCGTGCGCGGCTTGCTGGCCGAGCACGATGTCTACATCACCGACTGGACGGACGCGCGCATGGTACCGCTGACGGAAGGCCCGTTCCACCTGGACGACTACATTTATTATGTGCAAGAGTTCATCCGCCTGCTGGCGCCCGACCTGCACGTGATTTCCGTCTGTCAACCGACCGTGCCCGTGCTGGCTGCCATCTCGCTGATGGCGACGGCCAAAGATCCGCACATGCCGAAAACCATGACCATGATGGGCGGCCCCATCGATCCGCGCCGCTCGCCCACGCAAGTGAACAACCTGGCGACGGAAAAGAAATTCTCGTGGTTTGAAAACACCGTGATCTACGCGGTACCGCCGAACTACCCGGGCTTTGGCCGCAAGGTCTATCCGGGCTTCCTGCAGCACGCCGGTTTCATCGCCATGAATCCGGGCCGCCACGCGCAAAGCCACCGCGAGTTCTACATGCACCTGGTGACGGGCGATGACGAACCGGCGGAAGGCCATCGCCAGTTCTACAACGAGTACAACGCCGTGCTGGACATGCCGGCCGAGTACTACCTGGAAACCATCAAAACGGTGTTCCAGGAATTCAGCCTGCCGATGGGCACCTGGAAAGTGGGCGGCCAGCTGGTGCGTCCGCAAGACATCACGAACGTGGCGCTGTTCACGGTAGAAGGCGAACTGGACGACATTTCCGGCGCCGGCCAGACGCAGGCGGCGCATGATTTGTGTTCCGGCATCCCAGCCGAGATGCAACAAGACTTCGTGGCGCCGAAATGCGGCCACTACGGCATCTTCTCGGGCCGCCGCTGGCGCGAGATCATTTGCCCGAAAATCGGCGAATTCATCCAGAAACACGGCTAA
- the fdxA gene encoding ferredoxin FdxA, translating to MTHVVTESCIACRYTDCVDVCPVDCFREGPNFLAIDPDECIDCAVCVAECPVNAIFAEEDVPGDQQAFIKINVDLARNWPSITKTKAALPEAEQYKDVKDKLDMLVR from the coding sequence ATGACCCACGTTGTCACCGAATCCTGCATCGCCTGTCGCTACACCGACTGCGTCGATGTCTGCCCGGTAGATTGTTTCCGGGAAGGCCCGAACTTCCTGGCGATCGATCCGGACGAATGTATTGACTGCGCCGTCTGCGTGGCAGAGTGCCCGGTGAACGCGATTTTCGCGGAAGAAGACGTGCCGGGCGACCAGCAAGCCTTTATCAAGATCAACGTCGACCTGGCCCGCAACTGGCCTTCGATCACCAAGACGAAGGCTGCCTTGCCGGAAGCCGAACAATACAAGGACGTCAAGGACAAGCTCGACATGCTGGTGCGCTAA
- a CDS encoding protealysin inhibitor emfourin has protein sequence MKISARSSGGFAGLSEQYDIDTQAHPAGPGLEAALASSGFFTHQQATGEQLGADIPRWQITVDAPTARRTITFAEDGSAENARWQQLLTQIRASA, from the coding sequence ATGAAAATTTCAGCCCGCAGCAGCGGCGGCTTTGCCGGCCTGAGCGAACAATATGACATCGATACCCAAGCCCATCCGGCTGGCCCCGGGCTGGAAGCGGCACTGGCCAGCAGCGGCTTTTTCACCCATCAGCAAGCCACGGGCGAACAGCTGGGTGCCGATATCCCCCGCTGGCAGATCACCGTCGACGCGCCCACCGCGCGCCGCACCATCACGTTTGCCGAGGATGGCAGTGCTGAAAATGCACGTTGGCAACAGTTGCTGACGCAAATACGTGCCAGCGCCTGA
- a CDS encoding polyhydroxyalkanoic acid system family protein, with protein MADINIVQQHKLTAEKAREAAQQVADKLAQEYDLACAWDGDVLRFERSGVDGSLTLEKEQAQLQIKLGFMLSAFASTIEGKIAEKMRKVFAEPV; from the coding sequence ATGGCGGATATAAATATAGTTCAGCAACATAAGCTGACAGCAGAAAAGGCGCGTGAAGCGGCGCAGCAAGTGGCTGACAAGCTGGCACAGGAATATGACCTGGCGTGCGCCTGGGATGGCGATGTGCTGCGCTTCGAGCGCAGCGGCGTCGATGGGTCGCTGACCCTGGAAAAAGAGCAGGCGCAACTGCAAATCAAGCTGGGCTTCATGCTCAGCGCCTTTGCTTCCACCATCGAAGGCAAGATTGCCGAGAAGATGCGCAAGGTGTTTGCCGAGCCAGTTTGA
- the proV gene encoding glycine betaine/L-proline ABC transporter ATP-binding protein ProV, whose translation MAKQIIIDHVFKVFGDKPEEALELVHQGASKQDILAKTDCTIGVFDATFTIEAGEIFVIMGLSGSGKSTLVRMLNRLIEPTAGRILIDGNDINTLPDAQLRALRRKDISMVFQSFALLPQITVLDNTAFGMELAGMPKAERHALAQQALEQVGLDGYGASYPDELSGGMQQRVGLARALACDPSILLMDEAFSALDPIIRTEMQSELLRLQQIKRRTIVFISHDLDEAMRIGDRVAIMKDGHVVQVGTPEEILRKPANDYVRNFVRGVDAAAVFKASDIARKSQIVVSESPSRGSRAALSMLEEQDRAFAYIVNPQRKFLGVVSADSLRSALDGHVGPLGLAHAYLPDVQTINADEPVAGLFGQVAQLPYAVPVVADDGSFRGAISKTTLLKFLDRDTPAIAEQQQKGQA comes from the coding sequence GTGGCAAAACAAATCATTATCGACCATGTATTCAAAGTGTTCGGCGACAAGCCAGAAGAAGCACTTGAACTCGTTCATCAAGGCGCCAGCAAGCAGGACATCCTGGCCAAGACCGATTGCACCATCGGCGTTTTCGACGCCACCTTTACCATTGAAGCGGGCGAGATCTTCGTCATCATGGGCCTGTCCGGTTCGGGCAAGTCGACCCTGGTGCGCATGCTGAACCGCCTGATCGAGCCGACCGCCGGCCGCATCCTGATCGACGGCAACGACATCAACACCTTGCCGGACGCCCAGCTGCGTGCCCTGCGCCGCAAGGACATCAGCATGGTGTTCCAGTCGTTCGCGTTGCTGCCGCAAATTACCGTGCTCGACAACACTGCCTTCGGTATGGAACTGGCGGGCATGCCCAAGGCCGAGCGCCATGCGCTGGCCCAGCAAGCGCTGGAGCAGGTGGGCCTGGACGGCTACGGCGCCAGTTATCCCGACGAATTGTCGGGCGGCATGCAGCAGCGCGTGGGCCTGGCCCGTGCGCTCGCTTGCGATCCATCGATTTTGCTGATGGATGAAGCGTTTTCCGCGCTCGATCCGATTATTCGTACGGAAATGCAATCGGAACTGCTGCGCTTGCAGCAAATCAAGCGCCGCACCATCGTCTTCATTTCGCATGATCTCGACGAAGCCATGCGCATCGGCGACCGCGTCGCCATCATGAAAGACGGCCACGTGGTGCAAGTGGGCACGCCGGAAGAAATCCTGCGCAAACCAGCCAACGATTACGTGCGCAACTTCGTGCGCGGCGTCGATGCGGCGGCCGTCTTCAAGGCCAGCGATATCGCCCGCAAGAGCCAGATCGTCGTGTCGGAATCGCCGAGCCGCGGCTCGCGCGCCGCGCTGTCGATGCTGGAAGAGCAGGATCGTGCGTTTGCGTATATCGTCAATCCGCAGCGCAAGTTCCTTGGCGTCGTGTCGGCCGATTCGCTGCGCAGCGCGCTCGACGGCCATGTTGGTCCGCTGGGCCTGGCGCATGCCTACCTGCCCGACGTGCAAACCATCAATGCAGATGAGCCAGTCGCCGGCCTGTTCGGCCAGGTGGCGCAACTGCCTTACGCCGTCCCTGTGGTGGCCGATGACGGCAGCTTCCGCGGCGCCATCAGCAAGACAACCTTGCTGAAGTTCCTCGACCGCGACACGCCAGCCATAGCCGAACAACAACAGAAAGGACAAGCATGA
- the proW gene encoding glycine betaine/L-proline ABC transporter permease ProW, with amino-acid sequence MNPSTVSTVEAVVEQPAAQINPWALTPPTDASTAWLDAAAPAVQPEHATGFHLTQIFDGSLPLESWINQGLGWVVAHFRPFFQAVRAPIDSVLSGVEGVLLAAPSLTVIAIIGLLAWQFTSRTLAIGTVLALLVVSMLGIWPEAMTTLSLVLTSLAFCLAIGLPLGIFLASSDRAQNILRPLLDAMQTTPAFVYLVPVVMLFGIGNAPGVIVTIIFALPPLVRLTNLGIRQVRPDLIEAARAYGASPWQLLTRVQFPLAMPSIMAGINQSLMLSLSMVVIASMIAVGGLGQMVLRGIGRLDMGLATVGGLGIVLLAITLDRLTQAMGQPRRGVRHWYQTGPAGFVLRLVRGNTTKNNVAQQATLANAQ; translated from the coding sequence ATGAACCCAAGCACCGTTTCCACAGTAGAAGCTGTTGTTGAACAGCCAGCCGCGCAAATCAATCCCTGGGCGCTGACGCCGCCGACCGACGCCAGCACCGCCTGGCTGGACGCCGCCGCGCCTGCCGTGCAGCCGGAACATGCGACCGGCTTTCACCTGACGCAGATTTTCGACGGCTCGCTGCCGCTGGAAAGCTGGATCAATCAGGGCCTGGGCTGGGTGGTCGCCCATTTCCGTCCTTTTTTCCAGGCCGTGCGCGCGCCGATCGACAGCGTGCTGTCCGGCGTGGAAGGCGTGCTCCTGGCGGCCCCGTCGCTGACGGTGATCGCCATCATCGGCTTGCTGGCGTGGCAATTTACCAGCCGCACCCTGGCCATTGGCACCGTGCTGGCGCTGCTGGTCGTGTCGATGCTGGGCATCTGGCCGGAAGCCATGACGACCCTGTCGCTGGTGCTCACTTCCCTGGCGTTCTGTCTGGCCATCGGCTTGCCGTTGGGTATTTTCCTTGCCAGCAGCGACCGCGCGCAGAATATCCTGCGCCCCCTGCTGGACGCCATGCAGACGACGCCTGCCTTCGTCTATCTGGTGCCGGTGGTGATGCTGTTTGGTATCGGTAATGCGCCAGGCGTGATCGTGACGATCATCTTTGCCCTGCCGCCGCTGGTGCGCTTGACCAACCTCGGTATCCGCCAGGTGCGTCCCGACCTGATCGAAGCGGCCCGCGCCTATGGCGCCTCGCCGTGGCAGTTGCTGACCCGCGTGCAGTTTCCGCTGGCCATGCCATCGATCATGGCCGGTATCAACCAGTCGCTGATGCTGTCGCTGTCGATGGTCGTGATCGCCTCGATGATCGCCGTCGGTGGCCTGGGTCAGATGGTGCTGCGCGGTATCGGCCGCCTGGATATGGGCCTGGCAACCGTCGGTGGCCTGGGCATCGTGCTGCTGGCCATCACCCTGGACCGTTTGACGCAAGCAATGGGCCAGCCACGCCGTGGCGTGCGCCACTGGTATCAGACGGGTCCTGCCGGTTTCGTGCTGCGCCTGGTGCGCGGCAATACGACGAAAAATAATGTTGCACAGCAAGCAACGCTGGCCAACGCACAATAA
- the proX gene encoding glycine betaine/L-proline ABC transporter substrate-binding protein ProX: MHQIDNFKVTQKSQRKFQLFSALAIAALALTTSLAMAQTPAVAADALPGKGVRVQPLQSSIAEETFQTMLVDKALEKLGYEVQPIKEVEYPTAHIAIANGDATFMAVHWDPMHKDFYNNAGGDAKLLRTGQYAGPAAQGYLIDKATAEKYNITNIDQLRDPTLAKLFDHDGDGKADLTGCNPGWGCEALIEKHMDAYKLRKTVTHVQGSYAALIADTMGRYKRGEPILYYTWTPYWVSGVLVPGKDVVWLKVPFSANPENVNTRLDNGSDYGFAVNTARIVSNKEWAQNNPAAAKLFEVMQLPVADINAQNERMRRGESTQADIARHTAGWIKYHQQTFDGWIAQALAAAKK; this comes from the coding sequence ATGCATCAAATTGACAATTTTAAAGTGACGCAAAAATCGCAACGCAAGTTCCAGCTGTTTTCCGCCCTGGCCATCGCCGCCCTGGCCCTGACCACCAGCCTGGCCATGGCGCAGACGCCGGCCGTGGCCGCCGATGCGCTGCCCGGCAAGGGCGTCAGGGTACAGCCGCTGCAAAGCTCGATCGCGGAAGAAACCTTCCAGACCATGCTAGTCGACAAGGCCCTGGAAAAGCTCGGCTATGAAGTGCAGCCGATCAAGGAAGTGGAATACCCGACCGCGCATATTGCGATTGCCAACGGCGACGCCACCTTCATGGCCGTGCACTGGGACCCGATGCACAAGGATTTCTATAACAATGCGGGCGGCGACGCCAAGCTGCTGCGCACGGGCCAGTATGCGGGGCCTGCCGCGCAAGGTTATCTGATCGACAAGGCGACGGCGGAAAAGTACAACATCACGAATATCGACCAGTTGCGTGATCCCACCCTGGCCAAGCTGTTCGACCATGATGGCGATGGCAAGGCCGACTTGACGGGCTGCAACCCTGGCTGGGGCTGCGAAGCGCTGATCGAGAAGCACATGGATGCGTACAAATTGCGCAAGACGGTCACGCATGTGCAGGGCAGCTATGCAGCCCTGATCGCCGACACCATGGGACGCTACAAGCGTGGTGAACCGATCCTGTACTACACGTGGACGCCGTACTGGGTCAGTGGCGTGCTGGTGCCGGGCAAGGACGTGGTCTGGCTGAAAGTGCCATTCTCGGCCAATCCGGAGAACGTGAACACGCGTCTGGACAATGGCAGCGATTACGGCTTTGCCGTCAACACGGCGCGTATTGTTTCTAACAAGGAATGGGCGCAGAACAACCCGGCGGCGGCCAAGCTGTTCGAAGTGATGCAACTGCCCGTGGCCGATATCAATGCGCAGAACGAGCGCATGCGCCGCGGCGAAAGCACGCAAGCCGATATCGCGCGCCATACGGCCGGCTGGATCAAGTACCACCAGCAAACATTTGACGGCTGGATCGCGCAGGCGCTGGCGGCAGCTAAAAAGTAA
- a CDS encoding acyl-CoA-binding protein, whose product MSLQEQFEQAQLDSKTLSERPDNMTLLKIYALFKQASSGDATGERPGMTDFVNRAKFDAWAALAGTSKEDAQQQYIDLIEDLKD is encoded by the coding sequence ATGAGTTTACAAGAGCAATTCGAACAAGCGCAGCTCGATTCCAAGACCCTGTCCGAACGTCCGGACAATATGACCTTGTTGAAAATCTACGCCTTGTTCAAGCAAGCCTCGAGCGGCGACGCCACGGGCGAGCGTCCTGGCATGACCGACTTCGTCAACCGCGCCAAGTTCGATGCCTGGGCGGCCCTGGCCGGCACCTCGAAGGAAGATGCGCAGCAGCAATACATCGACCTGATCGAAGACTTGAAGGATTAA
- a CDS encoding FKBP-type peptidyl-prolyl cis-trans isomerase — MTTTTTASGLQYIDTVVGEGAEAQAGNNVVVHYTGWLQNDDGSAGSKFDSSKDRNDPFEFPLGAGRVIQGWDEGVQGMKVGGKRQLIIPAALGYGARGAGGAIPPNATLIFDVELLGV; from the coding sequence ATGACCACCACCACTACCGCTTCCGGCCTGCAATACATCGATACCGTCGTCGGCGAAGGCGCTGAAGCGCAAGCCGGCAACAATGTTGTCGTGCATTACACGGGCTGGCTGCAAAACGACGACGGCAGCGCCGGTTCGAAATTTGATTCGAGCAAGGACCGCAACGACCCATTCGAATTCCCGCTGGGCGCAGGCCGCGTCATTCAAGGCTGGGACGAAGGCGTGCAAGGCATGAAAGTGGGCGGCAAGCGCCAACTGATCATCCCGGCAGCACTGGGCTATGGCGCACGCGGCGCCGGCGGCGCGATTCCACCGAACGCCACCCTGATTTTCGACGTCGAACTGCTGGGCGTATAA
- a CDS encoding YVTN family beta-propeller repeat protein, whose translation MFRSLRRLVFSSLCLVSAISTAQAEVVVVLNSRDATVQLLDQKTYAPLSTFAVGKEPHHLMETPDGKSLIVASSVGNELIFLDPVSGQIQRRISNILDPYQIGFSPDQKWFISNSLRLDRIDLYRYDGKNLTLAKRIPLPKLPSHMAFTADSTMAFITQQGSNQVSAIDLATQTVKWTMPVGPAPAGITMTPDGKHLLVGIMGSDYVEVIDWRTQKTVKRIKAGAGTHNFRALGDNRMTFVSNRVSNTINIIDQQTLENVGTINVPGGPDCMEITPDGKTMWVTLRWIKKVAVIDLTTRKVIKTIPVGRSPHGVYFATHSPRM comes from the coding sequence ATGTTCCGCAGTCTACGCCGCCTTGTTTTTTCCTCGCTGTGCCTGGTTTCCGCAATATCGACGGCGCAAGCCGAAGTGGTGGTGGTGCTCAATTCCCGTGATGCTACGGTGCAACTGCTGGACCAGAAAACCTATGCTCCCCTGTCCACCTTTGCCGTCGGCAAGGAACCGCACCATCTGATGGAAACGCCGGACGGCAAGTCGCTGATCGTCGCCAGTTCCGTCGGCAACGAGCTCATTTTCCTCGACCCCGTGTCGGGCCAGATCCAGCGCCGCATCAGCAACATCCTCGATCCGTATCAGATCGGCTTTTCGCCGGACCAGAAGTGGTTCATCTCGAATTCGCTGCGCCTGGACCGCATCGACCTGTATCGCTACGACGGCAAGAACCTGACCCTGGCCAAGCGCATCCCGCTGCCGAAACTGCCCAGCCACATGGCGTTCACGGCCGACAGCACCATGGCTTTCATCACGCAGCAGGGCAGCAACCAGGTCAGCGCCATCGACCTGGCCACGCAAACGGTGAAATGGACGATGCCTGTCGGCCCCGCGCCAGCCGGCATCACGATGACACCCGATGGCAAGCATTTGCTGGTCGGCATCATGGGCAGCGATTACGTGGAAGTGATCGACTGGCGCACGCAAAAGACCGTCAAGCGCATCAAGGCGGGCGCCGGCACGCACAATTTCCGCGCGCTCGGCGACAACCGCATGACCTTCGTGTCGAACCGCGTGTCGAACACCATCAACATCATCGACCAGCAAACCTTGGAAAACGTGGGCACCATCAATGTGCCTGGCGGCCCGGATTGCATGGAAATTACCCCGGACGGCAAGACCATGTGGGTGACCCTGCGCTGGATCAAGAAAGTGGCCGTGATCGACTTGACCACGCGCAAGGTGATCAAGACCATACCGGTGGGCCGCTCGCCCCATGGCGTGTATTTCGCCACCCACTCGCCGCGCATGTGA